A stretch of Castanea sativa cultivar Marrone di Chiusa Pesio chromosome 2, ASM4071231v1 DNA encodes these proteins:
- the LOC142625244 gene encoding uncharacterized protein LOC142625244 yields the protein MKSKSDVYSSKFLVTIYGSCGLLVNDGGKGGRLEAIISNNDRPPTNDHQKKDDQEESNAISRRNQQDTSCPSEPKIGALRMAQEMQTMKEKMDMMMNAIKGWVSTSLDELVHRIDSPFTALVTSFPLPAKFRMPQVEAYDGSKDPLDHLKSFKTLMHLQWAPDEIMCRAFPTTLKGPTRVWFSKIAPNIVSTFKELNGLFVTHFIGGQRYKRSSASLLNIKQGNNESLRSYVTQFNKEAQQINEVEDKVLVTAFTNGLQSRKFLFSVYKNDPKTMAGMLYRATKYMNAEDAVIARGGGPKKRDKHDDPRPERGRKVAKTGNRRDERRSRPPPGWMTNFTPLNSPLDQVLMQIKDDPALAWPDKLKGDLSKRPRNKYCCFHCDDGHDTFNCYDLKQQVEAFIRQEKLQRFVGRERAGENPPRDQELNQRVEERPRAPLGEIRVIVGGGAMIGSSRKVRKTYLQMVQNVQLTGHPHKLSRMDELEISFTEEDARQIHHPYDDVLVINLTIADFNTRRVLVDNGSSTDILYYPAFQQMRINKERLTPADAPLVGFGKTKVMPARSITLPVIIGTYP from the exons ATGAAGAGCAAATCAGATGTGTACAGTAGTAAATTTTTGGTGACTATATATGGATCTTGTGGGTTGTTAGTTAATGATGGTGGCAAAGGTGGGCGACTTGAAG ctattatcagcAACAACGATCGTCCCCCGACAAATGACCATCAAAAGAAGGACGACCAAGAGGAAAGCAATGCCATTAGCAGGCGCAACCAGCAGGATACCAGTTGTCCCTCTGAGCCAAAGATCGGCGCATTGCGCATGGCACAAGAGATGCAGACGATGAAAGAAAAGATGGATATGATGATGAATGCCATAAAGGGTTGGGTATCCACTAGCTTAGACGAATTAGTCCATCGTATCGACTCTCCTTTCACTGCACTGGTCACATCTTTCCCCCTTCCAGCCAAGTTCAGAATGCCTCAAGTGGAAGCTTACGATGGGTCAAAGGACCCCCTCGACCAcctaaaatcattcaaaacccTCATGCATTTGCAATGGGCcccggatgaaatcatgtgcagagccTTCCCCACCACTCTCAAAGGGCCAACTCGAGTATGGTTTAGCAAGATAGCTCCCAACATCGTCTCGACCTTCAAGGAGTTAAATGGGCTTTTTGTCACACATTTCATTGGAGGTCAGCGATACAAAAGGTCCTCAGCAAGCCTCCTAAACATCAAGCAGGGGAACAATGAGAGCCTGAGGTCGTATGTCACACAATTCAACAAAGAAGCACAACAAATCAACGAAGTCGAAGATAAAGTCCTGGTCACCGCCTTCACCAACGGACTCCAGTCTAGGAAGTTCCTATTCTCAGTTTACAAGAATGACCCGAAGACCATGGCTGGCATGTTGTACCGAGCCACGAAGTATATGAATGCTGAGGATGCCGTGATTGCCCGAGGAGGTGGACCGAAGAAACGAGATAAGCATGACGATCCCCGACCAGAGAGGGGAAGGAAGGTAGCCAAAACAGGCAATAGGAGGGATGAACGAAGGTCAAGGCCCCCACCAGGGTGGATGACCAACTTCACTCCACTCAATTCCCCACTTGATCAGGTCctgatgcagatcaaggatgacccTGCTTTGGCATGGCCCGATAAACTGAAGGGGGACCTGAGCAAAAGACCGAGGAATAAGTATTGTTGTTTCCACTGTGACGATGGGCACGACACCTTCAATTGCTATGACTTAAAGCAACAGGTAGAAGCCTTCATTAGACAAGAAAAGTTACAACGGTTTGTAGGGCGAGAAAGGGCAGGAGAAAACCCGCCAAGGGACCAAGAGCTAAACCAAAGGGTTGAGGAGCGACCTAGGGCACcccttggagaaataagagtgaTCGTTGGGGGAGGTGCGATGATCGGATCCTCGAGGAAAGTAAGGAAGACATACCTACAGATGGTGCAAAATGTTCAACTCACCGGTCACCCGCACAAGCTTTCTCGGATGGATGAACTGGAGATTAGCTTCACTGAGGAGGATGCCCGACAAATCCATCACCCATATGACGATGTGTTAGTGATCAATTTGACCATTGCGGACTTCAACACTCGACGGGTCCTAGTAGACAACGGAAGCTCAActgacatcctctactacccagCCTTTCAACAGATGAGGATTAACAAGGAACGGCTCACCCCAGCAGATGCCCCTCTGGTAGGCTTCGGCAAAACGAAGGTCATGCCCGCTAGATCCATTACACTGCCAGTCATCATCGGCACCTATCCTTAG